One window from the genome of Bacillus weihaiensis encodes:
- a CDS encoding mannitol-1-phosphate 5-dehydrogenase, whose translation MKKAVHFGAGNIGRGFIGSLFSQSGYHVTFVDIADQIINKLNEEKKYNVVLATEEKETVTIENVSGLNNLHQVEDVIQTISEATYLTTAIGPNILPRIAPLIARGITSRLSSSNEKLYVIACENQIGATDILKEHIMENLDEDTKAKLDGRVYFFNSAVDRIVPIQDQDSLDVLVEPYYEWVVETKESIPHVEGMTIVGDLAPFIERKLFTVNTGHAVIAYFGYLQGKETIDKTLADDQIANQVRETLKETGAYLVKQYGLNEEEHTAYINKNIERFKNPYLNDGVTRVGRAPIRKLGPEDRLVRPTTEAQKAGLAYSNLAKAIAAALLFDYQEDPEATEIQSIIKADGVAAVLKKVSHLEEDSEITQEVMKQYDLLKK comes from the coding sequence ATGAAGAAAGCCGTTCATTTTGGTGCTGGAAATATTGGTAGAGGTTTTATTGGTTCCCTTTTTTCTCAATCAGGTTATCATGTAACCTTCGTAGATATTGCCGATCAGATTATTAATAAACTAAATGAGGAAAAAAAGTATAATGTCGTATTAGCAACAGAAGAGAAAGAGACTGTAACAATTGAAAATGTCTCAGGTTTAAACAACCTTCACCAAGTAGAGGATGTCATTCAAACGATTTCGGAAGCAACCTATTTAACAACGGCAATTGGACCAAATATTTTACCAAGAATCGCTCCGCTAATTGCACGTGGTATTACAAGTCGTCTCTCTTCAAGTAATGAAAAGCTATATGTTATTGCTTGTGAAAACCAAATTGGTGCAACGGATATTTTAAAAGAGCATATTATGGAAAATCTTGATGAAGATACGAAGGCAAAGCTTGACGGTCGCGTGTATTTCTTCAATTCTGCTGTAGACCGTATTGTTCCAATTCAAGATCAAGACTCTTTAGATGTGCTTGTAGAGCCTTATTATGAGTGGGTTGTGGAAACGAAAGAAAGCATTCCACATGTAGAAGGAATGACAATTGTAGGAGATCTTGCTCCGTTTATCGAGAGAAAATTATTTACGGTTAATACAGGCCATGCAGTTATCGCTTACTTTGGATACCTTCAAGGAAAAGAAACAATCGATAAGACTTTAGCGGATGATCAAATTGCAAATCAAGTGAGAGAGACATTAAAGGAAACGGGTGCTTATTTGGTTAAGCAATATGGTCTTAATGAAGAAGAACATACTGCCTATATTAACAAAAACATTGAGCGCTTCAAAAATCCATATTTAAACGATGGTGTAACAAGAGTAGGCCGTGCACCAATTCGTAAATTAGGACCAGAAGATCGTCTTGTTCGTCCAACAACTGAGGCTCAAAAAGCAGGCTTAGCTTATTCAAACCTTGCTAAAGCTATTGCAGCAGCCTTACTTTTTGATTATCAAGAAGATCCAGAAGCAACAGAAATTCAAAGCATCATTAAAGCAGATGGAGTAGCAGCTGTACTTAAAAAGGTGAGTCATCTAGAAGAAGATAGTGAGATTACACAAGAAGTGATGAAGCAATATGACTTATTAAAGAAATAA
- the cls gene encoding cardiolipin synthase, protein MEITTILLGFIIVLNIVFAVIVIFRERRDATASWAWLLVLFFIPVLGFVLYMLLGQNLSRYHMFQWEDRKKLGIEKIIATQLESIRNNTFEFRDEVAKNNKQLISMHILNNDAILTDDNMIEIFTDGHQKFNQLLKDIQAAEHHIHLQYYILKKDQLGIRLIEELEKKAKQGVRVKVLYDDLGSRGLRPSFFKRLRQADGEVEVFFPSRLRWINLRMNYRNHRKLVIIDGKVGYVGGFNVGDEYLGLDPKFGYWRDTHLRIHGRAVHAIQTRFILDWNQATEKQKIAFSSHFFPEPEENSKGSSSVQIVTSGPDSEWEQIKNGYIKMVSTAKKSIRIQTPYFIPDASLLDALKIACLSGVDVELMIPNKPDHPFVYWATMSYVGELLNSGARVYIYDNGFIHAKTIVVDEELASVGTANIDMRSFKLNFEVNAFVYDAEIALELVEAFQHDQSVSRELTLEAYVNRKKIIRFKESVSRLLSPIL, encoded by the coding sequence ATGGAGATTACGACTATTTTGCTTGGTTTTATTATCGTATTAAACATTGTGTTTGCCGTCATCGTAATCTTCCGAGAGCGAAGAGATGCAACGGCCTCTTGGGCTTGGCTTCTTGTCCTTTTTTTCATCCCTGTATTAGGCTTTGTTTTGTATATGCTGTTAGGACAAAATTTAAGTCGATATCATATGTTTCAATGGGAGGATCGAAAAAAGCTCGGGATTGAAAAAATCATTGCTACTCAATTAGAAAGCATAAGAAATAATACGTTTGAATTTCGAGATGAAGTAGCAAAAAACAATAAGCAATTAATAAGTATGCATATTCTAAATAACGATGCGATTTTAACAGACGATAATATGATTGAGATCTTCACGGACGGTCATCAAAAATTTAATCAACTTTTAAAGGATATACAAGCTGCTGAGCATCATATACATCTTCAATATTATATTTTGAAAAAAGATCAGCTTGGCATAAGACTAATTGAGGAATTAGAAAAGAAGGCAAAGCAAGGTGTAAGGGTTAAAGTTTTGTACGATGACTTGGGTTCGAGGGGCCTTAGACCATCCTTCTTTAAGAGATTGCGTCAGGCTGATGGTGAGGTTGAAGTGTTTTTCCCGTCACGGCTACGTTGGATTAACTTACGAATGAATTACCGGAATCATCGCAAGCTTGTCATTATTGATGGAAAAGTGGGGTATGTAGGTGGGTTTAACGTTGGTGATGAGTATTTAGGCCTTGACCCTAAATTTGGGTATTGGAGAGACACCCATTTGCGTATCCATGGAAGAGCTGTTCATGCAATCCAAACCAGATTTATTTTGGACTGGAATCAAGCAACGGAAAAACAAAAAATTGCTTTTTCAAGTCACTTTTTCCCTGAACCAGAGGAAAATTCGAAAGGATCTAGTTCCGTGCAAATTGTGACCAGTGGCCCTGATTCAGAATGGGAACAAATCAAAAATGGTTACATTAAAATGGTGTCAACTGCAAAAAAATCCATTCGAATTCAAACACCTTATTTTATCCCTGATGCAAGTCTTTTAGATGCATTAAAAATTGCCTGCTTGTCAGGAGTTGACGTGGAGCTCATGATTCCAAACAAGCCAGACCATCCTTTTGTTTATTGGGCAACAATGTCATATGTTGGAGAGCTTTTAAACTCAGGAGCTCGTGTGTATATTTACGACAATGGCTTTATTCATGCAAAAACTATTGTGGTGGATGAGGAATTAGCCTCTGTTGGAACCGCGAACATTGACATGCGTAGCTTTAAATTGAATTTTGAGGTCAATGCCTTCGTCTATGATGCTGAAATCGCGTTGGAGCTAGTAGAAGCATTTCAACACGACCAAAGCGTCTCACGCGAATTAACATTAGAAGCCTATGTAAATCGAAAAAAAATCATTCGGTTTAAAGAATCCGTTTCAAGATTATTATCTCCAATCTTATAG
- a CDS encoding aminotransferase class I/II-fold pyridoxal phosphate-dependent enzyme: protein MNELAQALNSALKADNEYVYDMLSPLGKEMFYPKGILSQSAEAGKKATKFNATIGIATENNQPMHFQHIQDLFGDRVAPKDLFPYAPPQGKETLRSEWKKKILKDNPSLDGAIIGNPIVTNALTHGLSIAADLFTEEGTPVILPDKYWGNYNLTFKTRRGATVATYPLFNEKNGFNVEGLKETIAANKEAGKVVVVLNFPNNPTGYTPLEDEAKEIVAVLTEAAEEGLNIVTLIDDAYFGLFYEDSMKESIFSLLADAHPRVLPVKIDGATKENYVWGFRVGFITFASRSEAVLNSLEQKTKGLIRGTISSSSHPSQSIILQSLQSNEFDVEKDEKFALMKRRADKTKEVLNKEEYQKYWTYYPFNSGYFMCLKLHTIDAEQLRLHLLDKYGVGTISINPTDLRIAFSCVEDEDIEELFDLIAQGAADLA, encoded by the coding sequence ATGAATGAATTAGCACAAGCGTTAAATTCAGCATTAAAAGCGGATAATGAATATGTTTACGACATGTTGTCCCCGCTTGGAAAAGAAATGTTTTATCCAAAAGGAATTTTAAGTCAATCTGCAGAAGCTGGTAAAAAAGCAACAAAATTTAATGCAACGATTGGGATTGCAACTGAGAACAACCAACCCATGCATTTCCAGCATATCCAAGACTTATTTGGAGATCGTGTCGCACCAAAGGACCTATTCCCCTATGCACCTCCACAAGGAAAAGAAACATTAAGAAGTGAATGGAAGAAAAAAATTCTAAAAGACAATCCATCTTTAGATGGTGCAATAATTGGTAATCCGATTGTTACGAATGCATTAACTCACGGATTAAGTATAGCTGCTGATTTATTTACGGAGGAAGGTACACCTGTTATTTTACCTGATAAATATTGGGGTAATTATAACTTAACGTTCAAAACTCGTCGTGGTGCAACAGTCGCAACCTACCCATTATTTAATGAAAAGAACGGCTTTAATGTTGAAGGATTAAAAGAAACAATCGCAGCAAATAAAGAAGCTGGGAAAGTGGTTGTGGTCTTAAACTTCCCAAATAACCCAACTGGTTATACACCACTTGAGGATGAAGCGAAAGAGATTGTAGCTGTGTTAACAGAGGCAGCTGAGGAAGGCTTAAACATTGTTACGCTAATTGATGATGCGTATTTCGGATTATTTTATGAGGATTCAATGAAGGAATCGATCTTCAGCTTATTAGCTGATGCTCATCCACGTGTTCTTCCAGTGAAAATTGACGGTGCAACAAAAGAAAATTATGTTTGGGGCTTCCGTGTAGGCTTTATTACGTTTGCGAGCAGAAGTGAAGCTGTCCTGAACTCTCTAGAACAGAAAACAAAAGGGCTTATTCGTGGAACCATCTCAAGTAGCTCACATCCGTCTCAGTCAATCATTTTACAGTCCCTACAATCAAATGAGTTTGACGTTGAAAAAGACGAAAAATTTGCGTTAATGAAACGCCGTGCTGATAAAACAAAAGAAGTTTTAAACAAGGAGGAATACCAAAAATATTGGACGTACTACCCGTTCAACTCTGGCTACTTTATGTGTCTTAAACTTCACACTATCGACGCAGAGCAGCTAAGACTTCACCTATTAGACAAATACGGAGTTGGTACCATTTCCATCAATCCAACAGACCTTCGAATCGCCTTCTCCTGTGTAGAAGACGAAGACATTGAAGAGCTATTTGACCTTATCGCTCAAGGTGCTGCTGATTTGGCATAA
- a CDS encoding TetR/AcrR family transcriptional regulator, whose protein sequence is MNAKEKKIIEESMKLFAKKGYSTTSIQEIVDACGMSKGAFYLHFKSKDALLLEAFKYQFTMIKSKIDALPIEQYHPKEAFVLQLKTQFEEIKKHKDFIIMQIREQTTPINGEVEEFMRNMGLEIGTLYHHSLSKLYGEAIAPYLFDLNVILQGIIHSYLKFIIFEQATFDLETLSYYIVNRIDDLAKGYQESTDEPILAADWVTKQKETPQPNSREDILELVSKAKKIVKDEELFITLEVIEEELKKNEPRLPVIQGMVGNIKADSPLHPLKKVIQEYIEEKKGDRSGF, encoded by the coding sequence ATGAACGCTAAGGAAAAAAAGATTATTGAAGAAAGTATGAAGCTCTTTGCAAAGAAAGGATACTCAACAACCTCTATCCAAGAAATTGTTGATGCTTGTGGAATGTCCAAAGGAGCTTTTTATCTTCATTTTAAATCTAAGGATGCTCTATTACTCGAAGCTTTTAAATATCAATTTACAATGATAAAGTCAAAAATTGACGCACTACCGATTGAACAATACCATCCAAAAGAAGCATTTGTTCTGCAGCTTAAAACACAATTTGAGGAAATTAAGAAACATAAAGACTTTATTATCATGCAAATTCGCGAGCAAACCACTCCAATTAATGGAGAAGTAGAAGAATTCATGAGGAATATGGGTTTAGAGATTGGCACCTTGTATCACCATTCTCTTTCAAAGCTCTATGGAGAAGCTATTGCCCCTTACTTATTTGATTTAAATGTCATTCTTCAGGGGATTATCCATTCTTACCTTAAGTTTATAATATTTGAACAAGCTACATTTGACCTTGAAACATTATCCTACTATATTGTCAACCGAATCGATGACTTAGCAAAAGGCTACCAAGAATCAACAGATGAACCCATTCTTGCAGCTGATTGGGTCACAAAACAAAAAGAGACGCCCCAACCAAATAGTCGTGAAGACATTCTAGAGCTTGTATCTAAAGCTAAAAAGATCGTGAAGGATGAAGAATTATTTATCACACTAGAAGTTATTGAAGAAGAGCTAAAAAAGAACGAACCTAGGCTACCCGTCATACAAGGCATGGTCGGCAACATTAAAGCTGATTCTCCCCTTCACCCTTTAAAGAAAGTAATTCAGGAATATATAGAGGAAAAAAAGGGAGATAGATCTGGGTTTTGA
- the manA gene encoding mannose-6-phosphate isomerase, class I: MVELLKLKPIFQERIWGGTTLRDSFGYEIPSEQTGECWAISAHPNGNCTVENGPFAGKELSWLWENQRDLFQQMEGDRFPLLTKILDAKADLSVQVHPNDEYAKVNENGELGKTECWYIIDCKEDAEMIFGHHAQTKEQFVQMIHSGRWDDLLRRVKIKPGDFFYVPSGTLHALCEGTLVLETQQSSDTTYRVYDYDRVDANGQTRELHLDKAIEVTTVPDQVNHSEHRTIQEGTATITTFAEEEYFSVYKWTVQDTYTYNRKAPFLLCSVISGQGVVKTNGETLSIKKGDHFILTANAEQLTIEGTIELIVSHP, translated from the coding sequence ATGGTAGAATTATTAAAGTTAAAGCCCATTTTTCAAGAACGAATTTGGGGTGGTACTACATTGAGAGATTCCTTCGGATACGAAATTCCAAGTGAACAAACTGGAGAGTGCTGGGCTATTAGTGCACATCCGAATGGAAATTGTACAGTTGAAAACGGTCCTTTTGCTGGAAAAGAATTAAGCTGGCTATGGGAAAATCAACGTGATTTATTTCAACAAATGGAAGGAGATCGTTTCCCTCTGTTAACAAAAATATTAGACGCGAAAGCAGATCTTAGCGTACAGGTCCACCCTAACGATGAATATGCAAAAGTAAACGAAAATGGTGAATTAGGGAAAACTGAGTGCTGGTATATTATTGACTGTAAAGAGGATGCAGAGATGATTTTTGGTCATCACGCCCAAACGAAGGAACAGTTCGTACAAATGATTCATTCGGGTAGATGGGACGATCTCCTTAGACGAGTGAAAATAAAGCCAGGTGATTTTTTCTATGTTCCAAGTGGGACCCTCCATGCTCTTTGTGAAGGAACGCTTGTATTAGAAACGCAGCAAAGCTCGGATACGACCTACCGTGTGTATGACTACGATCGAGTGGACGCAAATGGTCAAACCAGAGAATTACACCTAGATAAGGCAATTGAAGTTACAACAGTCCCAGATCAAGTAAACCACTCTGAGCACCGAACGATTCAAGAAGGAACAGCCACGATCACCACATTCGCAGAAGAAGAATATTTCTCTGTTTACAAGTGGACCGTTCAAGATACATACACCTATAACCGTAAAGCCCCTTTCCTCCTTTGTAGTGTTATCAGTGGGCAGGGAGTCGTGAAAACAAACGGTGAAACGCTTAGTATCAAAAAAGGTGATCACTTCATCCTAACAGCTAATGCAGAGCAATTAACGATTGAAGGCACTATTGAGCTCATTGTGTCCCATCCATAA
- a CDS encoding pyruvate, water dikinase regulatory protein, giving the protein MKNKEIVYLVSDSVGETAELMVKAVAAQFNGGEVDIKHFSYVQEKEEIQHIVELAKLRNSMIAYTLVVPSLKNFLDEKSQEEGIIAVDLMHPLMEAFSKKFQSGPKSEPGLMRRLDENYFRRVEAIEFAVKYDDGQDPRGLKHADMVLIGVSRTSKTPLSMYLAHKRFKVANIPLVPEVAPPKELFTIPKNKVVGLIITPTKLNEIRIERLKNLGLTTQANYANLERILDELDYAEKIMKRIGCPVINVSNKAIEETADIILAMFKQRGEATL; this is encoded by the coding sequence GTGAAGAATAAGGAGATTGTTTATTTAGTTTCAGATTCTGTTGGTGAAACAGCTGAATTAATGGTGAAGGCTGTTGCGGCACAGTTTAATGGTGGTGAAGTAGACATAAAGCATTTTTCATACGTTCAGGAAAAGGAAGAAATTCAACATATTGTTGAGCTTGCTAAGCTGCGAAACAGTATGATTGCCTATACGCTAGTTGTCCCTAGCTTAAAGAATTTTCTTGACGAGAAATCCCAAGAGGAAGGAATTATAGCTGTTGATTTAATGCATCCGCTGATGGAGGCATTCAGTAAGAAGTTTCAAAGTGGACCTAAAAGCGAACCTGGTTTAATGAGGAGATTAGATGAAAACTATTTTAGAAGAGTTGAGGCAATTGAGTTTGCTGTGAAATACGATGATGGCCAGGATCCAAGAGGATTAAAGCATGCTGATATGGTGTTGATCGGTGTATCTCGAACGTCTAAAACTCCGCTGTCGATGTATCTTGCTCATAAGCGCTTTAAAGTCGCTAATATTCCATTAGTCCCGGAGGTTGCCCCACCAAAAGAGCTTTTTACGATACCGAAGAATAAAGTAGTGGGTCTCATTATTACTCCTACTAAATTAAATGAAATACGAATTGAGCGCCTTAAAAATCTCGGACTTACTACACAGGCGAATTATGCAAATCTCGAACGAATTCTTGATGAATTAGATTATGCAGAGAAGATTATGAAAAGAATAGGGTGTCCTGTAATAAATGTATCAAACAAGGCCATTGAGGAAACAGCAGATATCATTTTAGCCATGTTCAAACAGAGAGGAGAAGCAACTCTATGA
- a CDS encoding BglG family transcription antiterminator, producing the protein MVITSREKSIIDLIIRTSGKHTVSTLADYLNVSGRTIQRNLKSVEKILHEYQVELKRTNNEGLFIDGKDEQIFKLIQKLTSIVPTDETPEERKLSLLIILLQEGPYFKKQVIANQLGVSQATLTVYLDELAGWLSKFSITLTRKRGVGVEVSADEANKRHALVNFFMVYFYEEMIESLYLIQKGNQFSTPILGYFSPDILQIVDQVTNLALSKKQIRLIDSDYIGLVVYTCLTIQRTKNNLMLDELVIKDQVETHEYRLIESIAGELSERLSVSLTKSDLYFLSVILKGSKVQAADSIDYDGIILGQLIKKVIRKVSSKLHVDLSDDFSLYQGLMAHMEPSIYRLKQKMELFNPMTEEIRKKYPVLFMAVKDSLESEFKDIQFPDDEVAFIVLHFGSALLMQEEDVNIKAVVVCPTGIGTSKMLASRIQKEIAEIQTVEILSLTEFQAATFKEEDIVISTVRLPYTDLDYTLVSPLLSEKDIQSIRNYVKTNLEKLTRITKNVEPVTKDIGKGKHPKVRELLQEIKDVSFSIESILDNFRVYRKEHTGTHLPVLTEMVEQAEKDGLLTDSHEVMYELHEREKKGGFGIPETTMALFHCRSEHIKELIFQISHLNQPCTIKGMNGEEMEMKSLLLMLAPANMSKREQEILSIISTSLIENNMSMMIFSSSNESMIRKKLEDLFLEYLQNNLVKE; encoded by the coding sequence ATGGTTATCACTTCTAGAGAAAAATCCATCATTGATCTAATCATAAGAACCTCCGGAAAGCATACTGTTTCAACTCTGGCTGATTATTTAAATGTTAGTGGAAGAACCATTCAGCGGAACTTAAAATCAGTAGAAAAGATTCTTCATGAATATCAAGTAGAATTAAAGCGCACGAATAATGAAGGTCTTTTCATTGACGGAAAAGACGAACAAATATTCAAATTGATTCAAAAGTTAACGAGTATAGTGCCTACTGACGAAACACCTGAAGAGAGAAAATTAAGCTTGCTGATTATTTTGCTTCAAGAAGGTCCTTATTTTAAAAAACAAGTGATTGCAAATCAGTTAGGTGTTAGTCAGGCTACTCTCACAGTATATCTCGATGAGCTTGCAGGCTGGTTAAGTAAGTTCTCCATAACACTCACGAGGAAAAGGGGAGTGGGTGTGGAGGTGTCAGCTGATGAGGCGAATAAGCGACATGCTTTAGTTAATTTCTTTATGGTTTATTTTTATGAAGAAATGATTGAAAGCCTATATCTCATTCAAAAGGGTAATCAGTTCTCCACACCGATTTTAGGTTACTTTTCACCGGATATTTTGCAGATTGTTGATCAAGTAACCAACTTAGCTTTGAGTAAAAAACAAATCAGGTTAATTGACAGTGATTATATTGGGCTTGTTGTCTATACGTGCTTGACTATTCAACGGACAAAAAATAACTTAATGCTCGATGAATTAGTCATAAAAGATCAGGTTGAGACGCATGAGTATAGACTGATCGAGTCAATAGCGGGTGAATTAAGTGAAAGGCTATCTGTCTCATTAACCAAAAGTGATCTTTATTTTTTAAGTGTCATCTTAAAGGGTTCGAAGGTTCAAGCGGCTGATTCAATCGATTATGATGGAATCATTTTAGGACAGCTCATTAAAAAGGTAATAAGGAAGGTATCATCTAAGCTTCATGTTGATTTATCTGATGATTTTTCACTGTATCAAGGGTTAATGGCGCATATGGAGCCTTCTATCTATCGATTAAAGCAAAAGATGGAGTTATTTAACCCGATGACAGAAGAGATCAGGAAGAAGTATCCGGTTTTGTTTATGGCTGTGAAAGATAGCTTGGAAAGCGAATTTAAAGATATCCAATTTCCAGATGATGAGGTTGCCTTTATAGTTCTTCACTTTGGTTCTGCTCTCCTTATGCAAGAAGAAGATGTGAATATAAAAGCGGTGGTTGTTTGTCCAACGGGGATAGGCACATCTAAGATGCTTGCTAGCAGAATTCAGAAGGAAATTGCCGAAATTCAAACTGTTGAGATTCTGTCTCTTACTGAGTTTCAGGCAGCTACCTTTAAAGAAGAAGATATTGTAATTTCCACTGTAAGGCTCCCTTATACTGATCTTGATTATACACTTGTAAGTCCATTATTAAGTGAAAAGGATATACAATCTATCCGTAATTACGTAAAAACCAACTTAGAGAAGTTAACAAGAATCACAAAGAATGTAGAGCCTGTGACAAAAGATATCGGAAAAGGTAAGCACCCTAAGGTGAGAGAACTTTTACAAGAAATAAAGGATGTTTCTTTCAGTATTGAGTCCATTTTAGATAATTTTCGTGTCTACCGAAAAGAACATACTGGTACCCATTTACCTGTGTTAACAGAAATGGTGGAACAGGCAGAAAAAGATGGTCTTCTAACCGATTCACATGAAGTGATGTATGAATTGCATGAGAGGGAAAAAAAAGGTGGTTTCGGAATACCTGAGACCACGATGGCGCTATTTCATTGCCGAAGTGAACATATTAAGGAGTTAATTTTTCAAATATCACACCTTAATCAGCCCTGTACAATTAAAGGGATGAATGGGGAAGAAATGGAAATGAAGAGCCTTCTTTTAATGCTTGCACCTGCTAACATGAGCAAGAGAGAACAAGAGATATTAAGTATCATCAGTACAAGCTTAATTGAGAATAATATGTCTATGATGATTTTCTCCTCTTCCAATGAATCAATGATTCGAAAAAAATTAGAGGATCTATTTTTAGAATACTTACAAAATAATTTAGTAAAGGAATGA